Proteins encoded within one genomic window of Gemmatimonadaceae bacterium:
- a CDS encoding TerC family protein, with amino-acid sequence MEWISEPGAWIGLLTLTVLEVVLGIDNIIFISILSGKLPKAEQPRARRLGLMGAFVTRILLLLSIAWIVRLTRPLFTLFDVEFSGRAIILLVGGLFLIAKATYEIHDKLEGESAHERTDRVARSLAAVVAQIMVVDIVFSLDSVITAVGMVQHVTIMIAANVIALGVMLMAAGPISDFVDRHPTIKILALAFLVLIGTNLMAEGLGQHLPKGYTYFAMAFSVAVEMINLRIRRKSEPVALRDTPRLDDAELPRA; translated from the coding sequence ATGGAGTGGATCAGCGAACCCGGCGCCTGGATCGGCCTGCTCACCCTCACGGTGCTGGAGGTCGTGCTCGGGATCGACAACATCATTTTCATCTCGATCCTGTCGGGCAAGCTCCCGAAAGCCGAGCAACCGAGGGCCCGGCGTCTGGGCCTGATGGGGGCGTTCGTCACCCGCATCCTGCTGCTGCTGTCGATCGCGTGGATCGTCCGCTTGACGCGCCCGCTGTTTACGCTGTTCGACGTGGAGTTCAGCGGTCGCGCAATCATCCTGCTGGTGGGCGGGCTGTTCCTGATTGCCAAGGCGACCTATGAGATCCACGACAAACTCGAGGGTGAGAGCGCTCATGAAAGGACCGATCGCGTGGCCCGATCGCTGGCTGCGGTCGTCGCGCAGATCATGGTCGTGGACATCGTCTTCTCGCTCGACTCGGTGATCACCGCGGTCGGCATGGTCCAGCACGTAACGATCATGATCGCGGCCAACGTCATCGCGCTTGGCGTGATGCTCATGGCGGCCGGCCCGATCTCGGACTTCGTGGACCGCCACCCCACCATCAAGATCCTGGCGCTGGCGTTCCTCGTACTCATCGGCACGAACCTGATGGCCGAGGGCCTCGGCCAGCATCTGCCCAAGGGCTACACGTACTTCGCGATGGCCTTTTCGGTGGCCGTCGAGATGATCAACCTGCGGATACGCCGGAAGTCAGAGCCAGTCGCGCTGCGCGACACGCCACGACTCGACGACGCGGAGCTCCCGCGGGCGTGA
- a CDS encoding DUF4175 family protein yields the protein MRMLAERTNPVSELGAALTEARRRWRVRHLAIGLAVVIAALGVTIWATSAVMEQLRFTPTSVVWARILLGLVTAVVGVRWVLYPLLRRITDDRLALYLEERVPSLDGAVLSAVEVQQRPAAEESRSALLERGLVADAVRRMRGAHEIAQLERGLTVRGLTIAGLLLLALASLLIIGPSYIRQGARLMFTPWSNPASTPVYAVFVEPGDATVARGSDVQIDASLSGFSAELVEVVVRRGQGTEWERIPMGPGPDSVSFRARLFDVAEDAEYFVEASGVRSDVGKLTVRDLPAVSGMSVTLRYPAYTGLPVETIPDGGDIAALTGTRATIRVRASRAVRGGRLVLDDGKTRIELKPVDDTTLATTIVVNHDGFYRVELDAEDGTRVPGSVEYVVDALEDGPPTVTITKPGRDTRPSTVDEVLIEAQASDDYGIGRLELVYRVNGGEEKVVPLTDGQGRRLRDMTAAHTLFLEELSLEAGDVIAYYARAWDNSGVQRPGSPPGVTGNKAASDIYFLTVRPFGRDFRQNQQGGGGGGGGQQEMNPGALVQQQREIISATFKAQRDSVGTAVVTLREDVATIHLAQGRLRERVDELIERLRRPAVQAADSGFRKLLELMPEAKKEMQGAEERLAKVELSDALPPEQRALQWLERAEAVFREVSVSMQQGGGGGGGGGQDANASDLADLLELENDKLRNQYEQVQRGQQEQAQQQVDETLERLKRLAARQQQENDAQRQRGQQGSGGGGGGSSQRQLADETENLSRQLERLAREQRSQEMQETARRLQDAANQMRRSAAQSGGSTSQGSGGAAASQQLEQARRLLEETRQSASANGAQDAARRAQELSERQRDVARDVSQMGQGTSGARAQQTDERKATMAEEVSALERDLDRLARGAQSQQSGAASGLREAADAIRRGRIEDRINYSRRTMTSPSREYANNFEKQIQSDLDSLSSRLARVAGGARAGSDSAQRSQRSLAQARDLVRGLTSIDDRMRERLNRRATDSSQGAARNGEQQGARGQTGQQGQQGQGQQGQGQQGQGQQGQGQQGQGQQGQGQQGQGQGQQGQGQGQSQGQAQGQQGQGQGQGQGQGQGQGQGQGQGQGQGQGQGQGQGQGQGQQGQGQGGGQQQGQGAGARRGLAPSQQQGGGMPSGERQPGGRAGGSGQGGPGAGFTAEDARQFSRELRSQREAAQDLRNTLAGSGTPTADLDRLIARLRELEAGRAFNDPEELERLRGSVLEGFREFEFGLRRQLAGKEREGPVLGGSDDVPQAYRDMVNEYFRSLSRRPGAKKP from the coding sequence ATGCGAATGCTCGCTGAACGGACGAACCCGGTGTCGGAACTCGGCGCCGCCCTGACGGAAGCCCGACGGAGATGGCGGGTACGTCATCTCGCGATCGGTCTTGCCGTCGTCATCGCGGCTCTTGGAGTCACCATCTGGGCGACGTCTGCGGTGATGGAGCAACTCCGGTTCACACCGACCAGCGTGGTGTGGGCGCGGATACTGCTCGGACTCGTGACGGCGGTGGTGGGGGTGCGCTGGGTGCTCTACCCGCTGCTGCGCCGCATCACAGATGATCGTCTGGCACTCTACCTCGAGGAGCGAGTGCCGTCGCTCGACGGCGCGGTGCTTTCAGCGGTCGAAGTCCAACAGCGGCCCGCGGCTGAGGAGTCGCGCTCCGCGCTGCTGGAGCGCGGCCTCGTGGCCGACGCCGTGCGTCGCATGCGCGGCGCGCACGAGATTGCGCAACTCGAGCGCGGCCTGACCGTCCGTGGATTGACGATCGCCGGGCTGCTGCTGCTCGCGCTGGCGAGCCTGCTGATCATCGGGCCGTCGTACATCCGACAGGGTGCGCGGCTGATGTTCACGCCCTGGAGCAATCCGGCCTCCACGCCCGTGTACGCCGTCTTCGTGGAGCCGGGCGACGCCACGGTGGCGCGCGGCAGCGATGTCCAGATCGATGCGTCCCTCTCCGGATTCTCGGCGGAACTGGTGGAAGTCGTCGTCCGGCGAGGGCAGGGCACCGAGTGGGAACGCATTCCGATGGGTCCAGGGCCCGACTCGGTGAGCTTCAGGGCGCGCCTGTTCGATGTGGCCGAAGACGCCGAGTACTTCGTGGAGGCGAGCGGCGTGCGGTCGGACGTCGGCAAGCTCACCGTGCGCGACTTGCCTGCGGTCAGCGGCATGTCCGTGACGCTTCGCTACCCGGCGTATACCGGGCTCCCCGTGGAGACCATTCCGGATGGTGGGGACATCGCGGCGCTCACCGGAACGCGTGCCACGATCCGCGTGCGCGCATCGCGCGCCGTGCGTGGCGGACGCCTGGTGCTCGACGACGGCAAGACGCGCATCGAACTCAAGCCGGTGGACGACACGACGCTCGCCACCACCATCGTGGTGAATCACGACGGATTCTATCGAGTGGAACTCGACGCCGAGGATGGGACGCGGGTGCCGGGTTCGGTGGAGTACGTGGTCGATGCGCTCGAAGATGGTCCGCCGACCGTCACGATCACGAAACCCGGTCGCGACACTCGGCCGAGCACCGTCGACGAGGTGCTGATCGAGGCTCAGGCGTCCGACGACTATGGCATCGGACGGTTGGAGCTGGTGTATCGCGTGAACGGCGGCGAGGAGAAGGTGGTGCCGCTCACCGACGGTCAGGGCCGACGGCTGCGCGACATGACGGCGGCACACACCCTGTTCCTCGAAGAGCTGTCGCTCGAGGCGGGGGACGTGATTGCGTACTACGCCCGGGCGTGGGACAACAGCGGCGTTCAGCGCCCGGGCTCGCCTCCGGGTGTGACGGGCAACAAGGCCGCGAGCGACATCTACTTCCTGACGGTGCGGCCGTTCGGGCGTGACTTCCGGCAGAACCAGCAGGGCGGCGGTGGCGGTGGTGGCGGACAACAGGAGATGAACCCGGGCGCCCTCGTGCAACAGCAGCGCGAGATCATTTCGGCAACCTTCAAGGCCCAGCGTGATTCAGTCGGAACCGCGGTGGTGACGCTGCGCGAAGACGTCGCGACGATTCATCTGGCTCAGGGCCGGTTGCGCGAGCGCGTCGACGAACTGATCGAGCGGCTGCGCCGTCCCGCGGTGCAGGCGGCCGACAGCGGGTTCCGGAAGTTGCTGGAACTCATGCCGGAAGCCAAAAAGGAAATGCAGGGCGCCGAGGAGCGTCTGGCCAAGGTCGAACTCTCTGATGCGCTGCCGCCGGAACAGCGTGCCCTTCAATGGCTCGAGCGCGCGGAGGCCGTGTTCCGTGAGGTGAGCGTCAGCATGCAGCAGGGTGGTGGTGGCGGCGGTGGTGGCGGTCAGGATGCGAACGCGTCGGACCTCGCGGATCTGCTGGAGCTCGAGAACGACAAGTTGCGCAACCAGTACGAGCAGGTGCAGCGCGGGCAGCAGGAACAGGCTCAGCAGCAGGTCGACGAGACCCTCGAGCGACTCAAGCGACTCGCCGCGCGTCAACAGCAGGAGAACGACGCACAGCGCCAGCGCGGACAGCAGGGGAGCGGCGGTGGTGGTGGCGGGTCGTCGCAGCGGCAGCTCGCCGATGAAACGGAGAATCTGTCCCGTCAACTGGAGCGGCTGGCCCGCGAACAACGCTCGCAGGAGATGCAGGAGACGGCGCGGCGTCTTCAGGACGCCGCCAATCAGATGCGGCGTTCGGCTGCGCAGTCGGGCGGAAGCACGTCGCAGGGCAGCGGCGGTGCGGCCGCCTCACAGCAACTCGAACAGGCACGCCGACTGCTCGAAGAGACGCGTCAGTCTGCTTCGGCAAATGGCGCACAGGATGCTGCCAGGCGTGCGCAGGAGCTCTCCGAACGACAGCGCGATGTGGCGCGGGACGTGAGTCAGATGGGCCAGGGCACGAGTGGAGCGCGCGCGCAACAGACCGACGAGCGCAAGGCGACGATGGCGGAGGAGGTGTCCGCGCTCGAGCGCGACCTCGATCGCCTGGCGCGCGGCGCTCAGTCCCAGCAGTCCGGTGCCGCGTCGGGTCTGCGCGAAGCCGCCGACGCAATCCGTCGTGGGCGCATCGAAGATCGCATCAACTACTCACGACGGACCATGACGTCTCCGTCGCGTGAATACGCCAACAACTTCGAGAAGCAGATCCAGTCGGACCTGGACTCGCTGAGTTCCCGCCTCGCGCGCGTGGCCGGAGGTGCCCGCGCGGGCAGTGACAGCGCGCAGCGTTCACAGCGTTCGCTCGCACAGGCGCGCGATCTGGTGCGCGGTCTCACCTCGATCGACGACCGGATGCGCGAGCGACTCAACCGCCGCGCGACGGATTCGAGCCAGGGCGCCGCGCGCAACGGCGAGCAGCAGGGTGCGCGGGGGCAAACGGGCCAGCAAGGGCAACAGGGTCAGGGTCAGCAAGGGCAAGGTCAGCAAGGGCAAGGTCAGCAAGGCCAGGGTCAACAAGGCCAGGGTCAACAAGGCCAAGGTCAACAAGGACAGGGGCAGGGCCAACAGGGCCAAGGCCAAGGTCAGAGCCAAGGTCAGGCTCAAGGACAGCAGGGACAGGGCCAAGGCCAGGGTCAGGGACAAGGCCAGGGTCAGGGACAAGGCCAGGGTCAGGGACAAGGCCAAGGCCAAGGTCAGGGTCAGGGACAGGGCCAAGGTCAGGGACAACAAGGCCAGGGTCAGGGCGGTGGCCAGCAGCAGGGCCAGGGGGCGGGTGCTCGGCGCGGACTTGCTCCGTCGCAGCAGCAGGGGGGTGGGATGCCGAGTGGCGAACGTCAGCCCGGTGGCCGCGCTGGTGGCAGCGGACAGGGAGGCCCGGGTGCTGGCTTCACCGCGGAAGACGCGCGACAGTTCTCGCGCGAGCTTCGGTCGCAGCGTGAGGCCGCGCAGGACCTGCGAAACACCCTGGCCGGCTCTGGCACTCCGACGGCCGATCTCGATCGCCTGATTGCGCGCCTGCGCGAGCTCGAGGCAGGGCGGGCGTTCAACGATCCGGAGGAGCTGGAGCGCCTCCGCGGATCGGTGCTCGAAGGCTTCCGCGAGTTCGAGTTTGGCCTGCGGCGACAACTCGCCGGCAAGGAGCGCGAGGGACCGGTGCTCGGCGGATCCGACGATGTGCCGCAGGCCTATCGCGACATGGTCAACGAGTACTTCCGGTCGCTGTCGCGGCGGCCTGGCGCGAAGAAGCCGTGA
- a CDS encoding BatA and WFA domain-containing protein — MIPLALLAPIFIAAAAAVVVPLLVHLVHKEKKDAVAFPSLMFIRRTPYPFSARQRIRDWLLFLARCAIVALAALAFARPVFARRGAAAGDSRRGTEIVLLVDRSFSMKYGDRWSRAQVEARRVIDAIDPADRLTVIPFDRHATAVNEPSGDKAQLRAAFDSIAPGDEGTRLAPAVTLAGRVLSSSELPRLRLVVVSDFQRTSWDLTDEITVPPGTEVKPIDVSGPVVDRSVRGVDVRRDPDGDVNRVNVTARLARLGPAERAVRARLEVGGREVARGTADLPGDGGATVSFGSVAVPNRPVPARVVIDSDDLAGDDEFHFMLSRPPTVPVLVVDHRDSPPERNIFLTRALEIGDAPGFDLLVRRSDQVTPADLAGRRVLILNDAGFPAGLGAARVEAFVRAGGGMLTVLGERTSAREWPAAARALMPGQIATPSDRLGERGAVLGVIDRGHQALSVFSGARSGDLSSARFFRYRAIDTTDGVLARFDDGAPALVEHHLGSGRVLTWGSSFDGYWNDLARQPVFLPFVHQLVRYAAAYRDRKRAYAVGEAVRPEDLEGSSTAGASRWSVISPRGTRLAVGGKDAPAALELREAGVYQIRPSGTPNAEPRLLAVNVAPAELDFATFDVLRLTNALAPATQPASSQVADPMLQLQEREQRQSLWWYILAVVAVIFLVEGIVARRASTNRLEPV, encoded by the coding sequence ATGATCCCGCTCGCACTCCTCGCGCCGATCTTCATCGCGGCGGCCGCCGCGGTCGTGGTGCCACTCCTCGTGCATCTCGTGCACAAGGAGAAGAAGGACGCGGTGGCGTTCCCGTCGCTCATGTTCATCCGCCGGACGCCGTATCCGTTTTCGGCGCGGCAGCGGATCCGGGACTGGCTGCTCTTTCTTGCGCGGTGTGCCATCGTCGCGCTCGCGGCGCTCGCGTTCGCTCGGCCTGTCTTCGCGCGGCGTGGTGCGGCGGCCGGCGATTCGCGGAGGGGCACCGAGATCGTGCTCCTTGTCGATCGATCGTTCTCCATGAAATACGGCGATCGATGGTCGCGCGCGCAGGTCGAGGCGCGACGTGTCATCGACGCGATCGACCCGGCCGACCGGCTGACGGTCATTCCCTTTGACCGACATGCGACCGCCGTGAACGAACCGAGCGGCGACAAGGCCCAGCTTCGGGCGGCGTTCGACTCGATTGCGCCCGGAGACGAAGGCACGCGCCTCGCACCGGCCGTCACGCTCGCCGGCCGCGTCCTTTCGTCGAGCGAGCTGCCGCGGTTGCGCCTCGTTGTGGTCAGCGATTTCCAGCGCACCAGCTGGGATCTCACCGATGAGATCACCGTTCCGCCCGGCACCGAAGTGAAGCCCATCGACGTGAGCGGTCCGGTCGTCGACCGGTCGGTCCGAGGTGTCGACGTGCGGAGGGATCCCGACGGCGACGTGAATCGCGTCAACGTGACGGCGCGACTCGCGCGGCTCGGTCCGGCGGAGCGGGCCGTGCGCGCGCGGCTCGAAGTCGGTGGGCGCGAGGTCGCTCGGGGAACCGCTGACCTCCCGGGGGACGGCGGCGCTACGGTGAGCTTTGGTTCCGTTGCTGTGCCAAACCGACCGGTGCCGGCGCGCGTGGTGATCGACAGCGACGACCTCGCCGGCGACGACGAGTTCCACTTCATGCTCTCTCGTCCACCGACGGTGCCGGTGCTGGTGGTCGATCATCGGGACAGTCCGCCAGAGCGCAACATCTTTCTCACGCGTGCGCTCGAGATCGGGGATGCTCCCGGGTTCGACCTGCTCGTTCGCCGCAGCGACCAGGTGACACCGGCGGACCTCGCGGGACGCCGCGTCCTCATTCTCAACGACGCCGGGTTCCCGGCGGGACTCGGCGCCGCACGCGTCGAGGCGTTTGTGCGTGCGGGCGGTGGCATGCTCACCGTCCTCGGCGAGCGGACTTCGGCGCGCGAGTGGCCGGCGGCGGCCAGAGCGCTGATGCCGGGGCAGATCGCGACGCCGTCGGATCGACTCGGTGAACGTGGCGCCGTCCTCGGCGTCATCGATCGCGGGCATCAGGCGCTGTCCGTGTTCAGCGGCGCGCGCAGCGGCGATCTCTCGTCGGCGCGCTTCTTCCGGTACCGGGCGATCGATACCACCGACGGCGTGCTCGCGCGATTCGACGACGGCGCGCCCGCCCTGGTGGAACATCATCTTGGCAGCGGGCGCGTACTCACCTGGGGGTCGAGCTTCGACGGGTACTGGAATGACCTCGCGCGGCAACCCGTGTTCCTGCCGTTCGTGCATCAGCTCGTGCGCTACGCGGCGGCGTACCGGGATCGCAAGCGCGCCTATGCCGTGGGCGAAGCTGTGCGTCCAGAGGATCTCGAAGGGAGCAGCACCGCCGGCGCATCGCGATGGAGCGTGATCTCGCCGCGAGGTACGCGACTGGCTGTCGGCGGCAAGGACGCGCCCGCCGCACTCGAACTTCGTGAAGCCGGCGTGTATCAGATTCGCCCGTCCGGGACGCCGAACGCCGAGCCGAGGCTCCTCGCCGTGAACGTCGCGCCAGCGGAGCTCGACTTTGCCACATTCGATGTGTTGCGCCTCACCAACGCGCTCGCACCCGCCACGCAGCCCGCGAGTAGTCAGGTGGCAGATCCCATGCTCCAGCTCCAGGAACGCGAGCAGCGGCAGTCCCTGTGGTGGTACATTCTTGCGGTGGTCGCTGTGATCTTCCTCGTCGAGGGGATCGTGGCCCGCCGCGCGAGCACCAACCGTCTCGAACCGGTCTAG
- a CDS encoding DUF58 domain-containing protein encodes MTTPHPPTSTDRDAGMPGAQFIDPAILGRIGDLELVARWVVEGFISGLHRSPHLGFSTDFAQHRAYMPGDDIRRIDWRVYARTERYYLKTFEADTNTNFTVLLDTSASMGFRHERLTKLEYAKFLGACLTYFSHRQRDRVGLVTFDEAVREIVPPSARHLSHVLHALDRAEARGKGGLTAPLQRVAENQTRRGIFLLLSDLYEAPEVVVKALAPLRDGGHDVIVFHILDSAERTLPYTDATTFRDVETGMRVPVIPGKLREEYLEAIGSHVARMAKVLGENQVDYALVDTSQPLDRMLFEYLVKRERMRTVR; translated from the coding sequence GTGACCACCCCGCATCCACCGACCAGTACGGACCGCGACGCCGGCATGCCCGGAGCGCAGTTCATCGATCCGGCCATCCTGGGCCGCATCGGTGACCTGGAGCTTGTCGCCCGCTGGGTGGTGGAGGGCTTCATCTCCGGTCTGCACCGATCGCCGCACCTCGGGTTCTCCACGGATTTCGCGCAGCATCGGGCGTACATGCCGGGCGACGACATCCGCCGAATCGACTGGCGGGTGTATGCACGCACGGAGCGCTACTACCTCAAGACCTTCGAAGCCGATACGAACACCAACTTCACGGTGCTCCTCGACACCTCGGCGTCGATGGGCTTTCGGCACGAGCGACTCACGAAGCTCGAGTACGCCAAGTTCCTCGGCGCGTGCCTGACGTATTTCTCGCACCGTCAGCGCGATCGCGTCGGGTTGGTCACCTTTGACGAGGCCGTGCGCGAGATTGTGCCGCCGTCGGCGCGACACCTGAGTCACGTACTGCATGCGCTCGACCGCGCGGAAGCCCGCGGCAAGGGAGGCCTCACCGCGCCGCTCCAGCGCGTCGCCGAGAACCAGACGCGGCGCGGCATCTTTCTGCTCTTGTCCGATCTGTACGAGGCGCCCGAGGTGGTGGTGAAGGCCCTCGCGCCGCTGCGCGACGGCGGCCACGACGTGATCGTGTTCCACATCCTTGATAGCGCCGAGCGTACCCTGCCGTATACGGATGCCACGACCTTTCGTGATGTCGAGACCGGCATGCGCGTTCCGGTCATTCCCGGCAAGCTTCGTGAGGAGTATCTCGAAGCGATCGGGAGCCATGTGGCGCGCATGGCCAAGGTGCTTGGAGAGAACCAGGTCGACTACGCGCTCGTCGATACGTCCCAACCGCTCGATCGCATGTTGTTCGAGTACCTGGTAAAGCGCGAACGCATGCGCACGGTGCGATGA
- a CDS encoding MoxR family ATPase, whose protein sequence is MTELRKLIVGQEPVIEQALIALFAGGNCLIVGVPGLAKTLLIHTMAQVLDLKFSRIQFTPDLMPSDITGTDIIQEDPESGRRRMAFVPGPVFANIVLADEINRTPPKTQSAMLEAMQEHRVTVQGRTYQLEPPFFVFATQNPIELEGTYPLPEAQLDRFMFQVVIEYLTENEELQVVQSTTAIQSHKFQHAITGKDIVAFQRLVRRVPVAESVARYAVHLVRATRPASGTAPDFIKQYVTYGASVRAAQYLVLGGKARALMHGRYHVSFEDIAALAPPVLRHRILTNFHAQSERVTTDSLIGRLIEAVPRPKAHL, encoded by the coding sequence ATGACCGAGCTGCGCAAGCTCATCGTCGGCCAGGAGCCGGTGATCGAACAGGCGCTGATCGCGCTGTTTGCGGGAGGCAACTGCCTGATCGTGGGCGTGCCCGGCCTGGCCAAGACGCTGCTGATTCACACGATGGCGCAGGTGCTCGACCTCAAGTTCTCGCGCATCCAGTTCACGCCCGACCTCATGCCGTCGGACATCACGGGCACCGACATCATCCAGGAGGATCCGGAGTCGGGGCGGCGTCGCATGGCCTTCGTGCCGGGGCCGGTCTTTGCCAACATCGTGCTGGCCGACGAGATCAACCGCACGCCACCCAAGACGCAGTCCGCGATGCTGGAGGCCATGCAGGAGCACCGCGTGACGGTGCAGGGGCGCACCTACCAGCTGGAGCCGCCGTTCTTCGTCTTTGCGACGCAGAACCCCATCGAGCTGGAAGGGACGTACCCACTCCCCGAGGCGCAGCTCGATCGCTTCATGTTCCAGGTCGTGATCGAGTACCTTACGGAGAACGAGGAGCTGCAGGTCGTGCAGTCCACGACCGCGATCCAGTCGCACAAGTTCCAGCACGCCATCACGGGGAAGGACATCGTGGCGTTCCAGCGACTCGTCAGGCGGGTGCCGGTGGCCGAGTCCGTCGCCCGGTATGCCGTGCACCTCGTGCGCGCCACCCGCCCAGCGAGCGGAACGGCTCCCGATTTCATCAAACAGTACGTCACCTACGGCGCGTCGGTGCGTGCCGCGCAGTATCTGGTCCTCGGCGGCAAGGCGCGTGCGCTGATGCACGGGCGCTACCACGTGTCATTCGAGGACATCGCCGCCCTGGCACCGCCCGTGCTTCGTCACCGCATCCTCACGAACTTCCATGCACAGTCCGAGCGCGTGACCACCGACTCTCTGATCGGCCGACTGATCGAAGCGGTGCCACGTCCCAAGGCGCATTTGTAG
- a CDS encoding DUF4159 domain-containing protein, with protein MMTRRWLRIGIVLAVVLPLTLAAQRRFRGSPGNNPNPNVTYDGRFTFVRVRFEPLGGSWDLKWDHDYPRAESHFMKILQEVTGVRPRMDGSNILPFDDPELFKYPVAYVSEPGFWTMSPTELQGVRDYVAKGGFIIFDDFAGEHWYNFEARWREAFPSLKIVPLELGNQIFDSFFHIESLEMTHPMQGVPSQFLGAYEDNDPTKRLVMIANYNNDIGDYMEFSDEGFLPISLTNEAYKLAVNYVIYAMTH; from the coding sequence ATGATGACCAGGCGTTGGCTTCGCATCGGGATCGTGCTTGCCGTGGTCCTGCCCCTTACCCTGGCGGCGCAGCGGCGCTTTCGCGGGTCGCCGGGCAACAACCCGAACCCCAACGTCACCTACGACGGGCGATTCACGTTCGTGCGCGTACGCTTCGAGCCACTGGGCGGTTCGTGGGACCTCAAGTGGGACCACGACTATCCGCGGGCCGAGTCGCACTTCATGAAGATCCTGCAGGAAGTCACCGGGGTGCGGCCGCGCATGGATGGCAGCAACATCCTGCCGTTCGACGATCCGGAGCTCTTCAAGTACCCCGTGGCCTACGTGTCGGAGCCCGGCTTCTGGACGATGTCGCCGACCGAACTGCAGGGCGTGCGCGACTACGTGGCCAAGGGCGGCTTCATCATCTTCGACGATTTTGCCGGAGAGCACTGGTACAACTTCGAGGCCCGGTGGCGCGAGGCGTTCCCGTCGCTCAAGATCGTGCCGCTCGAACTCGGGAACCAGATCTTCGACTCCTTCTTCCACATCGAGTCGCTGGAGATGACCCACCCCATGCAGGGCGTGCCCTCCCAGTTCCTCGGTGCCTACGAGGACAACGATCCGACCAAACGCCTGGTGATGATTGCCAACTACAACAACGACATCGGCGACTACATGGAGTTTTCGGACGAAGGCTTCCTGCCGATTTCGCTGACCAACGAGGCGTACAAGCTGGCCGTGAACTACGTGATCTACGCGATGACCCACTGA